The following proteins are co-located in the Brevibacillus laterosporus DSM 25 genome:
- a CDS encoding beta-class carbonic anhydrase gives MGKLEEILEYNKQFVENQRYTEFTTTKFPDKRLVVISCMDTRLVELLPHAMNVKNGDVKIIKTAGAIVSHPFGAVMRSILVAIYELQAEEVMVVGHYDCGMSAINPTHFLDKVRERGVSADSLHLLKNAGINLEKWLRGFDNVTDAVKESVDMILNHPLLPPSVPIHGLIIDPSTGKLDVVINGYEKK, from the coding sequence GTGGGAAAACTTGAAGAGATTTTAGAGTACAATAAACAGTTCGTAGAAAATCAGAGATATACGGAGTTCACAACAACCAAGTTTCCTGATAAACGGTTGGTTGTCATTTCATGTATGGACACAAGACTGGTCGAACTTCTTCCTCACGCAATGAACGTCAAAAATGGAGATGTCAAGATTATTAAGACAGCAGGAGCTATTGTCTCTCATCCGTTTGGGGCGGTTATGAGAAGTATCTTAGTGGCTATCTATGAGTTACAAGCAGAAGAGGTCATGGTGGTAGGACATTATGATTGCGGAATGAGTGCGATTAATCCTACACATTTTTTAGATAAGGTGCGAGAACGAGGGGTTTCAGCAGATTCTTTACATCTATTAAAAAATGCTGGAATTAATTTAGAAAAATGGTTGCGAGGTTTTGATAATGTGACTGATGCTGTAAAAGAGAGTGTCGATATGATTCTTAACCATCCGTTACTGCCTCCTTCGGTACCAATCCATGGATTAATCATTGACCCAAGTACAGGTAAACTAGATGTAGTTATAAATGGATATGAAAAGAAATAA
- a CDS encoding DUF1189 domain-containing protein: MFDALKVSLLKPKDLGQLVNKKAGVVFGFILFLALLLSVFGFSSFYLTTNMFLKEAQAVLNSAPDFTFKNDVLNMQTDQPIYSPNKMFIFDPNNQVKAENYPKSSYVVIFGKAKAIFIENGVFVREVNYVDSGLHDISKQEFTGLVDWLVTKETIIWATIFACIFVYMIFSTTFTAFVLGIFGYIISNIQKKELTFGQAFCLAVFSLTVPFFIKGILVLAAWPIPIGPITWGLAAVYIVMAVRNIKTS; encoded by the coding sequence TTGTTTGATGCATTAAAAGTTAGTTTGTTAAAACCGAAAGACTTAGGTCAGCTTGTAAATAAGAAAGCTGGGGTTGTGTTCGGATTTATCCTATTTCTTGCCTTACTTCTTAGCGTGTTTGGTTTTTCTAGTTTCTATCTTACAACAAACATGTTTTTAAAAGAGGCACAGGCTGTCCTAAACAGCGCGCCAGATTTTACTTTTAAAAATGATGTTCTAAACATGCAGACTGACCAGCCGATTTATTCTCCTAACAAAATGTTTATCTTCGACCCTAACAATCAAGTGAAAGCAGAGAATTATCCCAAAAGTTCATATGTCGTGATTTTTGGAAAAGCAAAGGCGATATTTATCGAAAATGGGGTTTTTGTACGAGAAGTAAATTATGTTGATTCTGGTTTACATGACATAAGTAAACAAGAATTTACTGGACTAGTTGATTGGCTGGTAACCAAAGAAACAATTATATGGGCCACTATATTTGCATGTATTTTTGTTTACATGATCTTTAGCACCACCTTTACCGCTTTTGTTCTTGGTATTTTTGGATATATTATCAGTAACATTCAGAAAAAGGAATTAACATTTGGTCAGGCGTTTTGTTTAGCTGTCTTCAGTTTGACAGTGCCCTTCTTTATCAAAGGAATTCTGGTGTTAGCAGCATGGCCTATTCCTATTGGACCGATTACTTGGGGGTTAGCTGCTGTGTACATTGTCATGGCTGTTCGAAACATAAAAACAAGCTGA
- a CDS encoding response regulator transcription factor — MSYTILIADDEREIVELLTLYLEKEDFHVIEVHNGDSVLPILAQRKVDLAILDIMMPGKDGFQLIKEIRQTYNIPIMFLSARTQDHDVILGLGLGADDYITKPFNPLEVIARIQALLRRVHEFTPTVEVPVNPEDQLIKIGEMTLDKASCLVYRNEEAISLTSIEYKILELLMVNAGQVFTKKKIYEAVWGDFYANDDNTIMVHISKLREKIEDDPKQPTYIKTIRGLGYKFEKMVEA; from the coding sequence GTGTCATATACCATATTAATCGCCGATGATGAGAGGGAGATCGTTGAACTTTTAACGCTCTATCTGGAGAAGGAAGATTTTCATGTCATAGAAGTTCATAATGGAGATAGCGTTTTGCCTATCTTGGCTCAAAGGAAAGTGGATTTGGCCATCCTTGATATTATGATGCCAGGGAAAGATGGCTTTCAGCTTATTAAGGAGATCAGGCAAACCTATAATATTCCCATCATGTTTTTGTCAGCACGTACCCAAGATCATGATGTGATCCTAGGTTTAGGTCTAGGGGCAGATGACTATATCACGAAACCGTTTAATCCTCTTGAGGTTATTGCACGGATTCAAGCTCTTCTTCGCCGTGTTCATGAATTTACTCCTACCGTGGAAGTTCCTGTTAATCCTGAGGATCAGCTTATTAAAATTGGAGAGATGACCCTAGATAAAGCAAGCTGCCTCGTCTACCGAAATGAGGAAGCTATTTCACTAACTTCTATTGAATACAAAATACTAGAACTCTTAATGGTTAATGCCGGTCAAGTTTTTACAAAAAAGAAAATATACGAAGCTGTATGGGGCGATTTTTATGCCAATGATGATAATACCATCATGGTGCACATTAGCAAGTTACGTGAAAAAATCGAGGATGATCCAAAACAACCAACTTATATTAAAACCATTCGAGGATTGGGGTATAAATTTGAAAAAATGGTTGAAGCCTAA
- a CDS encoding DUF1516 family protein, producing MRYEAILASHVGGWEAALVLLILAYVFYRLDKNKIAKILHMILRLMYIIIIVFGAMLLFKFYLSDVRLIIKGILGVCTIGLMEMALVRAGKRKPSFIFFIGSLVLLVIVVLIGYRVF from the coding sequence ATGAGATATGAAGCTATTTTGGCATCGCATGTAGGTGGCTGGGAAGCTGCACTTGTATTACTGATTCTTGCCTATGTATTTTACAGATTAGATAAAAACAAAATTGCGAAAATCCTACATATGATACTTCGACTCATGTATATCATAATCATCGTTTTCGGAGCTATGCTCTTGTTCAAATTTTATCTAAGCGACGTTCGACTCATCATAAAAGGCATTTTGGGCGTCTGTACCATCGGCTTGATGGAGATGGCACTAGTACGTGCAGGTAAACGCAAGCCTAGCTTTATTTTCTTTATCGGTTCATTAGTATTGCTAGTGATCGTAGTATTAATTGGTTACAGAGTTTTCTAG
- a CDS encoding sensor histidine kinase: MKKWLKPKKSRSLYTSLILDYFVFNFFLLVVLIGLALYLLNVAFNHIESMDIVDVKIEASNYKQKDQRKELLPHLESIGGWLEHLDSNKQLVQVYGKKLDDNKSYSENQLFELLQNHEQQPYYYSMYQNTLDPKTPYLLLKIPRNNILVSKDLKQIDIFDPLAKSFMTYLGMFGFIMLIFIVLYIYWTARRIKAPLIIILDALKKMTDGDYSTRIYLKAEHEFVQIRDTFNYMADVLEETRRENEILEKGKQRMLMDISHDLKTPITSIQGYAKALKEGMATDEERKQRYLEYIYQKSIRVNHLINNLFELLKLDAPDYRLHLRLEEITEFVRDMVVLHYTEMLDKQFHLQLDIPEREIYLYFDRIQLTRVLSNLLVNAIKYNPAGTNMRISLSEEKYYVVITIADNGIGISDDIKENIFEPFVRADSSRASEGGTGLGLSIAKRIVTKHGGTIKLTSTDTEATVFVIRLPKPFN; this comes from the coding sequence TTGAAAAAATGGTTGAAGCCTAAAAAATCGCGTAGCCTCTATACCTCTCTCATCCTTGATTATTTTGTTTTTAATTTTTTTCTTTTGGTTGTTCTAATTGGACTTGCCCTCTATCTTCTCAACGTTGCTTTCAATCATATCGAAAGCATGGATATTGTTGATGTAAAAATTGAAGCTTCGAATTACAAACAAAAAGATCAACGTAAAGAGCTACTTCCTCATTTAGAAAGTATTGGAGGCTGGTTAGAACATCTTGATTCCAATAAACAACTGGTTCAGGTCTATGGTAAGAAATTAGATGATAATAAGTCCTATTCAGAGAATCAGTTATTCGAACTCTTGCAAAATCATGAGCAACAGCCCTATTACTACTCTATGTACCAGAATACTCTTGATCCAAAAACACCGTATTTATTATTAAAAATACCCAGAAATAATATTCTTGTGTCTAAGGACCTTAAACAAATAGATATTTTCGATCCACTTGCGAAAAGCTTTATGACCTATTTAGGTATGTTTGGTTTCATCATGCTGATTTTTATTGTGTTATATATTTACTGGACTGCTCGCCGCATTAAAGCTCCGCTGATTATTATTTTAGATGCGCTGAAAAAGATGACAGATGGTGACTATAGTACCCGTATTTACCTAAAGGCTGAGCATGAATTCGTACAAATTCGTGATACATTTAACTATATGGCAGATGTATTAGAAGAGACACGCCGTGAGAATGAAATTTTGGAAAAAGGCAAACAGCGTATGTTAATGGATATCTCCCATGATTTAAAAACACCGATCACCAGCATTCAAGGATATGCTAAAGCCTTAAAGGAAGGAATGGCCACGGATGAGGAGCGAAAACAGCGATATTTAGAATATATCTATCAGAAATCAATTCGGGTAAATCACCTCATTAATAATCTGTTTGAACTCCTTAAATTAGACGCCCCTGATTACCGATTACATTTACGTCTTGAAGAGATTACAGAGTTTGTCCGTGATATGGTTGTCTTGCATTATACAGAAATGCTGGATAAACAATTTCATTTACAATTAGATATACCAGAACGAGAAATCTATCTGTATTTTGATCGGATTCAATTAACGCGTGTATTAAGTAATTTATTAGTGAATGCGATTAAGTACAACCCCGCTGGAACAAACATGCGTATATCGTTATCAGAGGAAAAATATTATGTAGTCATTACTATTGCGGATAATGGAATCGGAATTTCGGACGATATCAAGGAAAATATTTTTGAACCATTTGTTCGAGCTGATTCCTCCCGAGCAAGTGAAGGTGGAACAGGTCTTGGTTTATCGATTGCTAAACGGATAGTGACCAAACATGGGGGTACAATTAAGCTTACCTCCACTGATACTGAAGCTACGGTTTTTGTCATCCGTTTACCTAAGCCATTTAACTAA
- the yjcZ gene encoding sporulation protein YjcZ, whose protein sequence is MSIFSGSRNNFEIILVLFILLVIIACCCCNN, encoded by the coding sequence ATGAGTATTTTCAGTGGATCACGCAACAACTTCGAAATCATCTTGGTTCTATTCATTCTATTGGTAATTATCGCTTGCTGTTGCTGCAATAATTAA
- a CDS encoding peptide ABC transporter substrate-binding protein: MKKNIFVLMSSVLVLGAALAGCGAGNGNGAAPAGNESKKSEDSKASGNQSLRLNLASDPPTLDPGLTEDATSGAIVRSTFDGLTRLGEDGKPHNSVASDVKISDDLKTYTFTLRDSKWSNGEPVTAKDYEYAWKRVLTPKTAANYAYQLYYIKGAEAFHKGKGKIEDVGIKALDDKTLEVTLENPTPFFLELTAFYTYFPINQKVDTENPDWAKNAKTHVGNGPFKLDTWEHKSKILLTKNENYWDKDSVKMEKIEFSMIDDGNTELSMFDNGDLDWAGKPVGDLPTDVVPIKKAEGTLKVKPTASIYWYKFNTEKVPFNNAKIRKAFAYAVDRKAIVENITQAGEQPALGILPPTMAIKPEGYFKDNDADTAKKLLNEGMKELGISKLPPISLSFNTLEGNKKIAEAIQDQWKKNLDVDVKLENTEWKVYIDKLHQGNYQIGRMAWSADFNDPINFLELYRDKKGGNNDTNWENPKYKELLIKSASEPNEEKRTQLFAEAEQIIMDEMPVIPIYYRTQNWIQNDKVKGVLLDALGSVDYKWSYIAE, from the coding sequence ATGAAGAAAAATATATTTGTGTTGATGAGTTCCGTTCTTGTATTAGGTGCTGCTCTTGCAGGCTGTGGTGCAGGTAACGGTAACGGAGCCGCTCCAGCTGGTAACGAATCTAAAAAGTCTGAAGATTCAAAAGCAAGCGGAAATCAATCCCTTCGTTTAAACCTTGCATCTGATCCTCCTACGCTTGATCCAGGTCTTACAGAAGATGCTACTTCTGGGGCAATTGTTCGTTCTACTTTTGACGGTCTAACTCGTCTAGGTGAAGACGGCAAGCCTCATAATTCTGTTGCATCTGACGTTAAAATTTCTGATGATTTAAAAACATATACTTTCACATTGCGTGATTCAAAGTGGTCTAACGGTGAACCTGTTACTGCGAAAGACTACGAATATGCTTGGAAACGCGTTCTAACTCCAAAAACAGCAGCTAACTATGCTTACCAGCTTTATTACATTAAGGGTGCAGAAGCATTCCATAAGGGTAAAGGGAAAATTGAAGACGTAGGTATCAAAGCTCTTGATGATAAAACATTAGAAGTTACTTTAGAGAACCCTACTCCATTCTTCTTGGAGTTAACAGCGTTCTACACCTACTTTCCAATTAATCAAAAAGTGGATACCGAGAATCCTGACTGGGCGAAAAATGCTAAAACCCACGTGGGTAACGGTCCGTTCAAGCTAGATACCTGGGAGCATAAGAGCAAAATTTTGTTGACCAAGAACGAAAACTATTGGGATAAAGATTCTGTAAAAATGGAGAAAATTGAATTCTCTATGATTGATGATGGCAATACAGAGCTTTCCATGTTTGACAACGGCGATTTGGATTGGGCAGGTAAACCAGTTGGAGACTTGCCAACAGATGTTGTACCTATCAAAAAAGCAGAGGGTACCTTGAAAGTGAAGCCTACCGCTTCCATCTACTGGTACAAGTTCAACACTGAGAAAGTACCGTTTAATAATGCAAAAATTCGTAAAGCCTTTGCTTATGCGGTAGACCGTAAAGCGATTGTAGAAAACATTACACAAGCTGGAGAGCAACCAGCATTGGGTATCTTGCCTCCAACTATGGCGATTAAACCAGAAGGCTACTTTAAAGATAACGATGCAGACACAGCTAAAAAATTGTTAAATGAAGGTATGAAAGAGCTAGGTATCAGCAAGCTACCTCCAATTTCGCTATCCTTCAATACATTGGAAGGTAACAAGAAAATTGCAGAAGCAATCCAAGACCAATGGAAAAAGAACTTGGATGTTGATGTGAAACTAGAAAATACCGAGTGGAAAGTATACATTGATAAGCTACACCAAGGTAACTATCAAATCGGTCGTATGGCTTGGTCTGCTGACTTCAATGATCCAATCAACTTCCTAGAGCTGTACCGTGATAAAAAAGGCGGTAACAATGATACAAACTGGGAAAATCCAAAATACAAAGAGCTATTAATCAAGTCAGCTTCTGAACCAAATGAAGAGAAGCGTACGCAATTGTTTGCTGAAGCAGAGCAAATCATCATGGATGAAATGCCTGTAATTCCAATCTACTACCGTACACAAAACTGGATTCAAAATGATAAAGTAAAAGGCGTATTGCTTGATGCACTTGGTTCCGTCGATTACAAATGGTCTTACATTGCCGAATAA
- a CDS encoding Nramp family divalent metal transporter, translating to MADQQQTVVSEQEKGWRRGITQPSLQEVHSSMRVPRNASKFRKFLAFAGPGYLVAVGYMDPGNWATDLAGGSQFGYTLLSVILLSNIMAMFLQALAGKLGIVTGRDLAQACRDHYSKPVAMSLWVLCEIAIAACDLAEVIGSAIALNLLFGIPLIYGVLITAIDVLLVLFLQNKGFRYIEAIVIALIGTIGVCFGVEILLAQPQISDIMQGFIPRAEVVTNPAMLYIAIGIIGATVMPHNLYLHSSIVQTRDFERTQSGKREAIKYARLDSTIALFFALFINASILILSASTFHQAGMTDIAEIGDAYYLLAPVLGTTAASIFFGVALLASGQNSTLTGTLAGQIVMEGFINFRITPWLRRLITRLIAIVPTVIVTALYGEKGTTELLILSQVILSIQLPFAIVPLVQFTSSKTKMGEFVNKKWVTAIAWLISGVIITLNVFLIYQTFTQL from the coding sequence ATGGCTGATCAACAACAAACAGTAGTGTCGGAGCAAGAAAAAGGATGGAGAAGAGGGATTACCCAGCCTTCCTTGCAAGAAGTACACAGTTCCATGCGTGTACCCAGGAACGCGTCCAAATTTCGCAAATTTTTAGCTTTTGCAGGACCAGGTTATCTGGTTGCTGTTGGATATATGGATCCTGGAAACTGGGCGACTGACTTGGCGGGAGGCTCCCAGTTTGGGTATACGCTTTTGTCAGTGATTCTTCTTTCCAATATAATGGCAATGTTTTTACAAGCCCTAGCAGGTAAGCTGGGAATTGTAACAGGTCGGGATTTAGCTCAGGCTTGCCGTGATCATTATTCCAAGCCAGTAGCAATGAGCTTATGGGTTTTGTGCGAGATAGCAATTGCCGCATGTGATTTAGCAGAGGTAATTGGGTCGGCAATTGCATTAAATCTGCTATTTGGTATCCCTTTAATTTATGGGGTTTTGATTACAGCTATAGATGTATTGTTAGTATTGTTTTTACAAAATAAAGGATTCCGTTATATAGAAGCCATTGTTATAGCGTTAATAGGTACCATTGGGGTGTGTTTCGGAGTTGAAATACTATTGGCTCAGCCTCAAATCAGTGACATCATGCAAGGATTTATCCCACGTGCTGAAGTAGTAACAAACCCTGCGATGCTCTATATCGCTATCGGTATCATTGGTGCAACTGTCATGCCCCATAATCTGTATTTACACTCCTCTATTGTCCAAACTCGTGATTTCGAACGGACACAGAGTGGCAAGCGGGAAGCGATTAAATATGCTCGTTTGGATTCTACGATTGCTTTATTCTTCGCCTTGTTTATTAATGCATCTATCTTGATTTTGTCAGCTTCGACGTTTCATCAGGCTGGTATGACAGATATAGCAGAGATTGGAGATGCGTATTATTTGCTGGCTCCTGTGCTTGGAACGACAGCAGCAAGTATCTTTTTTGGGGTAGCCTTACTAGCATCTGGCCAAAATTCTACTTTAACTGGTACATTAGCTGGTCAGATTGTTATGGAGGGTTTTATTAATTTCCGTATTACACCGTGGTTGCGTCGTTTGATTACTCGTCTGATTGCGATTGTTCCGACGGTGATTGTTACTGCGCTATACGGAGAAAAGGGAACCACAGAATTACTCATATTAAGTCAAGTCATTTTGTCTATTCAACTACCCTTTGCGATTGTTCCTCTTGTGCAGTTTACCAGTAGCAAGACCAAAATGGGCGAGTTTGTTAATAAGAAGTGGGTTACTGCAATTGCGTGGCTGATCAGTGGTGTCATTATTACGTTAAATGTGTTTTTGATCTATCAAACATTTACACAGTTGTAG
- a CDS encoding Crp/Fnr family transcriptional regulator has translation MPMETKTFVDQISRAFWEDMKRMSTLVESIPGKPLFFDGDPADYVYLVESGKVRLSKTSTDGKELTLQVYNPGELFGLFGLFNSSLCYSATAVVLQPGELRVISRTSLEELLTANGAYCVEFLRWMSLENRRMQSKFRDLLLNGKTGALYSTLIRMCNTYGRQHPNGILIDLSLTNKDLAQFIGLTRESVNRLLGDLKKLDVIEPLPNGYILVKDIHYLREKICCDDCPPDICRL, from the coding sequence ATGCCTATGGAAACGAAAACCTTCGTGGATCAAATATCTAGAGCATTCTGGGAAGATATGAAACGTATGTCAACCCTCGTAGAAAGTATTCCGGGTAAACCGTTATTTTTTGACGGAGACCCTGCTGATTATGTTTATTTGGTAGAAAGCGGAAAGGTTCGCCTATCAAAGACAAGTACAGACGGTAAAGAACTAACCCTTCAAGTATACAATCCAGGTGAGTTATTTGGTCTGTTCGGTTTGTTTAATTCATCCCTATGCTATAGTGCTACTGCCGTTGTCCTACAGCCTGGCGAATTACGGGTCATCTCTCGCACGTCCCTAGAAGAGCTTCTCACTGCAAATGGAGCGTACTGTGTAGAGTTCTTACGTTGGATGAGTCTTGAAAACCGTCGTATGCAATCTAAGTTCCGTGATCTTTTATTGAATGGAAAAACGGGTGCGCTCTATTCAACCTTAATTCGCATGTGTAACACATACGGTCGCCAACATCCTAATGGTATCCTGATCGATCTATCACTAACCAATAAAGATTTAGCTCAGTTTATTGGACTTACACGCGAAAGTGTTAATCGTTTATTAGGTGATTTAAAAAAACTAGATGTAATTGAACCTCTGCCAAATGGCTACATTCTAGTAAAGGACATTCACTATTTACGGGAAAAAATATGCTGCGATGATTGTCCACCAGACATTTGTCGTTTGTAG
- the ptsG gene encoding glucose-specific PTS transporter subunit IIBC has product MFKKIFGVLQQVGKALMLPVAILPAAGILLAFGNALQNPALLEQLPFLSGPAIQLVAKVMEEAGSIIFGNLALLFAVGVAIGLAGGEGVAGLAAIIGFLIMNQVMGVFLGVTAEMAQTDKAYAMVLGIPTLQTGVFGGIIMGVIAANLYRKFYNIELPPFLGFFAGKRFVPIVTAVAALLTGLVLIFIWPPIQSALNAFSHVMLESNPTLAAFVFGLIERSLIPFGLHHIFYSPFWFEFGEYVSKAGQLVRGDQAIFFAQVKDNVELTAGTFMTGKYPFMMFGLPAAALAIYHTARPENKKMVAGIMGSAALTAFLTGITEPIEFSFLFVAPVLFAIHAVFAGLSFMVMQILNVKIGMTFSGGVIDYLLFGVLPNKTQWWLVIPVGLVLAVIYYFGFRFAIQKWNLKTPGRQDEEEAQTGTSQSSGLAADVLEALGGSANISNLDACITRLRVSVNDSKNVNKEQLKRLGAAGVLEIGNNIQAIFGPKSDQLKEQIKDVMAGRTPVEKPASKPAPQSVSEQTSSSTVFVSPLEGKMLELKDVPDQVFSQKMMGDGFAIEPTNGEVVSPVDGTIVTFFPTKHAIGIAANDGREILIHFGIDTVKLEGEGFEALAQEGDKVTAGQPLLRVQLADVVEKVPSVITPIIFTNLQEGEQVIVKPGALVKRGEENIISIEK; this is encoded by the coding sequence ATGTTCAAAAAGATCTTTGGGGTGTTGCAACAGGTAGGGAAAGCGCTTATGCTTCCAGTTGCCATCCTACCAGCTGCAGGGATTCTCCTAGCATTCGGTAATGCTTTGCAAAATCCGGCTTTGCTGGAGCAATTACCATTTTTGTCAGGACCAGCGATCCAATTAGTCGCAAAAGTAATGGAAGAAGCTGGTTCCATCATTTTTGGAAACCTAGCGCTCTTATTTGCGGTAGGGGTAGCCATTGGATTAGCAGGTGGTGAAGGGGTAGCTGGACTAGCTGCAATCATTGGCTTCTTAATTATGAATCAGGTTATGGGTGTCTTCCTTGGTGTTACGGCTGAAATGGCACAGACTGATAAAGCCTATGCGATGGTGCTTGGGATTCCTACCTTACAAACAGGCGTGTTCGGTGGGATTATTATGGGTGTTATTGCAGCTAATCTGTATCGAAAATTTTATAACATAGAATTACCGCCATTCTTAGGTTTCTTTGCGGGAAAACGCTTTGTACCGATTGTTACAGCAGTTGCTGCTTTACTAACAGGTCTTGTACTCATCTTTATTTGGCCACCAATTCAATCAGCTCTTAATGCATTCTCACATGTCATGTTGGAGTCTAATCCAACCTTGGCTGCATTTGTTTTTGGTCTTATTGAACGTTCTCTTATTCCGTTTGGTTTACATCATATCTTCTACTCACCATTCTGGTTTGAGTTTGGGGAGTACGTAAGCAAGGCTGGACAACTTGTTCGCGGGGATCAAGCGATCTTTTTTGCCCAAGTGAAGGACAATGTAGAGTTAACAGCCGGAACATTTATGACAGGAAAGTATCCGTTTATGATGTTCGGATTGCCAGCAGCGGCTTTGGCGATTTATCATACAGCTCGTCCTGAAAATAAGAAGATGGTAGCCGGGATTATGGGATCGGCTGCGCTTACAGCCTTTTTGACAGGGATTACAGAGCCGATCGAATTCTCGTTTTTATTCGTAGCACCAGTATTGTTTGCTATCCATGCTGTCTTTGCAGGGCTTTCTTTCATGGTCATGCAAATCTTGAATGTAAAAATAGGAATGACCTTCTCTGGAGGGGTTATTGACTACTTGCTGTTTGGGGTGTTACCGAACAAAACACAGTGGTGGTTAGTGATTCCAGTAGGTTTGGTACTAGCTGTCATCTATTATTTCGGGTTCCGTTTTGCCATTCAAAAGTGGAATCTAAAAACACCTGGTCGACAAGATGAGGAAGAGGCTCAAACCGGTACTAGCCAATCTTCTGGACTAGCAGCAGATGTATTGGAAGCGTTGGGTGGTAGCGCTAATATTAGTAATCTAGATGCATGCATTACTCGTTTACGGGTATCTGTTAACGATAGTAAAAACGTAAATAAGGAACAATTAAAAAGGCTGGGAGCAGCAGGTGTTCTAGAGATTGGTAATAATATCCAGGCGATCTTTGGACCAAAATCCGATCAATTGAAGGAACAGATCAAGGATGTAATGGCGGGGCGCACGCCGGTTGAGAAACCTGCAAGTAAGCCGGCTCCACAAAGTGTCTCTGAGCAGACAAGCTCTTCTACGGTTTTTGTCTCACCACTAGAAGGTAAGATGCTAGAGCTAAAGGACGTTCCAGATCAGGTTTTCTCACAGAAGATGATGGGTGATGGTTTTGCTATTGAACCAACTAATGGAGAGGTTGTCTCTCCTGTGGATGGAACAATTGTTACCTTCTTCCCGACTAAGCATGCGATTGGAATCGCTGCAAATGATGGACGTGAGATTCTGATTCACTTTGGAATTGATACGGTTAAACTAGAGGGTGAGGGCTTTGAAGCTCTAGCTCAAGAAGGAGATAAAGTTACAGCAGGACAGCCATTGCTACGTGTTCAATTAGCGGATGTAGTGGAAAAAGTACCTTCTGTGATTACGCCAATCATCTTTACCAATTTGCAAGAAGGAGAGCAGGTTATTGTTAAACCTGGTGCTCTGGTAAAACGTGGCGAGGAAAATATCATTTCCATCGAAAAATAA
- a CDS encoding MOSC domain-containing protein, with amino-acid sequence MSQVLVRILSVNVGQPQVLSYKEKEVVTSICKEPVTGPLYLSKTQLQGDAQADLKYHGGVDKAVCVYASEHYPYWEKTLGRSLPVSAFGENLTIEGLLEDEVCIGDIYQIGGAVVQVTQPRQPCHKLAKRYDVIDLAVQVQNTGYTGFYLRVLQEGEISQEDIMTLVEKDPHGVTIAFANQIMHHDKKNKQAIKRILMVEALSASWRQSFTKRLGDEEIDTNLRLQGS; translated from the coding sequence ATGTCGCAGGTACTAGTCAGAATTCTTTCTGTAAATGTAGGACAACCTCAAGTTCTTTCTTATAAAGAAAAAGAGGTAGTAACAAGCATATGTAAAGAACCAGTAACAGGACCTCTCTATCTTTCAAAAACCCAATTGCAAGGTGATGCTCAAGCGGATTTGAAGTATCATGGTGGGGTAGATAAAGCGGTATGCGTTTATGCATCCGAGCACTATCCCTATTGGGAAAAGACTCTAGGTAGGTCGCTGCCAGTTTCCGCCTTTGGAGAGAATTTAACAATAGAAGGATTGCTAGAGGATGAAGTTTGTATCGGGGATATTTACCAGATTGGTGGTGCTGTAGTACAAGTTACCCAGCCAAGACAGCCGTGTCATAAATTAGCAAAACGCTATGATGTAATTGATCTGGCGGTACAAGTACAGAATACAGGCTATACGGGTTTTTATCTGCGGGTTTTACAAGAAGGAGAAATTTCACAGGAAGACATAATGACATTGGTTGAAAAAGATCCTCATGGTGTAACGATTGCATTTGCCAATCAAATTATGCATCACGATAAAAAAAACAAGCAAGCAATAAAGCGAATTTTAATGGTAGAAGCATTATCAGCTAGTTGGCGTCAAAGCTTTACGAAACGATTAGGCGACGAGGAAATAGACACAAACCTACGACTACAAGGCTCTTAA